One region of Exiguobacterium acetylicum genomic DNA includes:
- a CDS encoding GTP pyrophosphokinase → MQSQDLNTMMLEYVNDKEEYDAYADKLKMLLSELLDAAGIKYHSIVARTKDSESLYQKVLRQPNKYRSLKDVHDLTGIRIVTYFHDDVREAARIIENEFAIDRDQSVDKSTLLDTTEFGYLSVHFVASLSDQRLALSEYGRFKDYTAEIQIRSILQHAWAEIEHDLGYKNPNSVPAEVRRSFSRVAGLLEIADQEFVNIKKQLKQFEDETVQQILSDPHQVRITADNLNYFIDHSPVINELDKRLVTSQMMLDSDQQLINELIRMFHYVDIRTYGELIEAVTTHSPLALRCAKVMPNPFLPRQGIGIAYICMALTIAGEDTHRIDYFFRRFYPELRNVEEIVAQVARVVETDDSREKY, encoded by the coding sequence GTGCAATCACAAGATTTAAATACGATGATGCTCGAATATGTCAACGATAAGGAAGAATATGATGCCTACGCCGACAAGTTGAAGATGCTCTTGTCCGAGTTGCTCGACGCGGCAGGCATCAAATACCACTCGATCGTCGCCCGGACGAAGGACTCCGAGAGTCTGTATCAAAAAGTCTTACGGCAACCGAACAAATACCGTTCACTCAAGGACGTCCATGACTTGACCGGAATCCGGATCGTCACTTATTTCCATGACGACGTCCGGGAAGCGGCACGCATCATCGAGAATGAGTTCGCGATCGATCGCGATCAATCGGTCGATAAGTCGACCTTGCTCGATACGACGGAATTCGGTTATCTTTCGGTCCACTTCGTCGCTTCACTGAGCGATCAGCGGCTTGCACTGAGCGAGTATGGACGTTTTAAGGACTACACGGCTGAGATCCAGATCCGCTCGATCCTGCAACACGCGTGGGCGGAGATCGAACATGATCTTGGATATAAAAACCCGAACAGTGTCCCGGCAGAAGTCCGGCGCAGCTTCAGTCGGGTCGCAGGATTACTCGAGATCGCCGATCAGGAGTTCGTTAACATCAAGAAACAGTTGAAACAATTTGAAGACGAGACCGTTCAACAAATCTTGTCTGACCCCCATCAAGTCCGAATCACGGCAGATAACTTGAACTACTTCATCGATCACTCCCCGGTCATCAACGAGCTCGATAAACGACTCGTCACATCGCAGATGATGCTCGATTCCGATCAACAACTGATCAACGAACTGATTCGGATGTTCCATTATGTCGATATCCGGACGTACGGAGAGTTGATTGAAGCTGTGACGACGCACAGTCCGCTCGCCTTACGCTGTGCGAAGGTCATGCCGAATCCGTTCCTGCCTCGTCAAGGAATCGGCATCGCCTATATCTGCATGGCGCTGACGATCGCTGGCGAAGATACACACCGAATCGACTACTTCTTCCGCCGCTTCTACCCGGAACTGCGCAACGTCGAAGAGATCGTCGCCCAAGTCGCCCGCGTCGTCGAAACAGATGATTCAAGAGAAAAATATTGA
- a CDS encoding PH domain-containing protein has translation MSTVQWHTLPERSIRAERLGLLPLHGLIAVILIGTTITQVMWLDLTPWWMGIVGLLWLIYFIPRIVYIPVLRLKYMRYRIDEEFLVVRNGIFFRREVTVPLVKVQLIDSQTGPILRRYDLITLDIRTASGFVTLSRLDRAQGDALRTQVERFAKLEEREEESL, from the coding sequence ATGTCTACTGTACAATGGCATACATTGCCTGAACGATCGATTCGAGCAGAACGGCTCGGATTGTTGCCGTTACACGGCTTGATCGCCGTCATTTTAATCGGAACGACAATCACCCAAGTCATGTGGCTCGACCTGACACCCTGGTGGATGGGTATCGTCGGTCTGCTTTGGCTGATCTATTTCATTCCCCGTATCGTCTACATACCCGTTCTTCGCTTGAAGTATATGCGTTATCGCATTGATGAGGAATTTCTCGTCGTCCGCAACGGGATCTTTTTCCGCCGCGAAGTCACCGTGCCGCTCGTCAAGGTGCAATTGATCGATAGCCAAACGGGACCGATCCTGCGTCGCTATGATTTGATCACACTGGATATTCGAACGGCATCCGGCTTCGTCACGTTGTCACGACTCGATCGTGCGCAAGGAGACGCGCTACGCACACAAGTCGAACGCTTCGCGAAACTCGAGGAGCGGGAGGAGGAATCGTTATGA
- a CDS encoding GNAT family N-acetyltransferase, with protein MIRQATSKDVRNIATLLEQKALSLKASGSSQWSAYLNQDIEQLVTRDLEAGRLYVFEDQNELLGSVALLPSLEWDQSLWDDVEGLYIHRIVVSDRAKGRGVGRKLLEHTIAVTEDEGEILRLDCVASNEFLNAYYTSFGFVHQGTRDGFSIYEYERIEATA; from the coding sequence ATGATACGACAAGCTACATCAAAAGACGTTCGAAACATCGCAACCCTACTTGAGCAAAAAGCGCTCTCCCTCAAAGCCAGTGGCAGTAGCCAGTGGTCTGCTTATCTCAATCAAGACATCGAGCAACTCGTCACGCGAGATTTAGAAGCCGGCCGCTTGTATGTCTTTGAGGATCAGAACGAGCTGCTTGGTTCCGTTGCCCTGCTTCCTTCGCTCGAATGGGATCAATCCTTGTGGGATGATGTAGAAGGTCTGTATATCCATCGAATCGTCGTCAGCGACCGCGCCAAAGGACGTGGTGTCGGTCGGAAACTGCTGGAACACACGATTGCTGTGACAGAGGATGAAGGAGAAATCCTACGACTCGACTGTGTCGCTTCAAACGAGTTTCTCAATGCGTATTACACGTCATTCGGATTCGTCCATCAAGGAACACGAGACGGCTTCTCGATTTATGAGTATGAACGTATCGAAGCGACGGCCTGA
- a CDS encoding tetratricopeptide repeat protein gives MFDFESVQQLRQTGQYEAAKAVVHQYVETAPNDPTVLYQMAWCHDSLGEEQAAVPYYEQALALGLAGEDRLQAYIGLGSTYRVIGQFEAASDVFHRALREFPDAHALQAFLAMTEYNLGQADQAVGRLLKSLATTSSDASIQTFDRAIRYYADHLDEIVKE, from the coding sequence ATGTTTGATTTCGAATCGGTGCAACAGTTACGACAGACGGGGCAATATGAAGCAGCGAAGGCTGTCGTTCATCAGTATGTCGAGACGGCACCTAACGACCCGACCGTTCTCTATCAGATGGCGTGGTGTCATGATAGTCTCGGTGAGGAGCAGGCTGCTGTTCCCTATTACGAACAAGCCCTAGCGCTCGGTCTTGCAGGTGAGGACCGCTTACAGGCATATATCGGACTCGGCAGTACGTACCGTGTCATCGGTCAGTTCGAGGCAGCATCAGACGTGTTTCATCGTGCGCTCCGTGAGTTTCCGGACGCCCATGCCCTGCAAGCCTTCCTCGCGATGACGGAGTACAATCTCGGTCAAGCCGATCAGGCAGTCGGTCGGTTGCTGAAGAGTCTTGCTACGACGTCGTCGGACGCCTCGATCCAGACTTTTGACCGGGCAATCCGTTATTATGCCGATCATTTGGACGAGATCGTCAAAGAATGA
- a CDS encoding organic hydroperoxide resistance protein: MKPMFTSSATAVGGRDGRVVSEDGILDVALAMPVPGSKKQATNPEQLFAAGYSACFDSALNMVARKQGIKHDGSEVTAHVTLNEAADGFMLSVELDVLVRGISEEAAAELAKVAHTVCPYSRATAGNIQVDVYTRTTDAE; the protein is encoded by the coding sequence ATGAAACCAATGTTCACATCATCTGCAACAGCTGTCGGAGGTCGCGACGGACGCGTCGTATCGGAGGACGGAATCCTTGACGTCGCTCTCGCAATGCCGGTACCAGGATCGAAAAAACAAGCAACGAACCCAGAACAACTCTTTGCTGCAGGATATTCTGCTTGCTTCGACTCTGCTTTAAACATGGTCGCACGTAAACAAGGCATCAAACATGATGGCAGTGAAGTCACAGCACACGTGACATTAAACGAAGCAGCTGACGGATTCATGCTTTCTGTCGAACTCGATGTTCTCGTCCGCGGAATCTCGGAAGAAGCGGCAGCTGAACTCGCGAAAGTCGCGCATACGGTCTGCCCTTACTCGCGTGCAACTGCTGGAAACATCCAAGTCGACGTCTATACACGTACGACTGACGCAGAATAA
- a CDS encoding MarR family winged helix-turn-helix transcriptional regulator, giving the protein MATTLEVAQRDQLIVDTEKGLRMNYRAIKKDVRSMFTTYLTRNEFFILKSLCANSPQIASALSQEFQFSASMITALADELTKKELISRERSELDRRVVELRATPKGIELYEKLESMKMDYLADVFEDFSDQELELFRTLLTKLEKTI; this is encoded by the coding sequence ATGGCAACTACACTAGAAGTAGCACAACGCGATCAGTTGATCGTTGATACAGAAAAAGGATTACGGATGAACTACCGCGCGATCAAGAAGGACGTGCGTAGCATGTTCACGACGTACTTGACACGCAATGAGTTCTTCATCTTGAAGTCCCTTTGTGCGAACAGTCCGCAAATCGCCTCTGCCCTCTCGCAGGAGTTCCAATTCTCAGCGAGCATGATCACGGCATTAGCAGACGAATTGACGAAAAAAGAGTTGATCTCGCGTGAGCGAAGCGAACTCGATCGTCGTGTCGTCGAACTCCGCGCCACTCCAAAAGGCATCGAGCTCTATGAAAAACTCGAATCGATGAAGATGGATTACCTCGCAGACGTCTTCGAGGACTTCTCGGATCAGGAACTCGAACTGTTCCGGACGCTCTTGACGAAGCTTGAAAAAACAATCTAA
- a CDS encoding PH domain-containing protein, protein MTRRVHPLFIVMSSISIIRSLLIPFAALIFNAIRKGEINTYTWIGISVGIVFVLLYGIASWYFYTFTIDAETIRVRKGIFQKSERTTQRKRIESIGIQQNVIERLLRLATLTVETSSESGTPEVELKGIRLDFAKELKSSIKNEGQPVVEEQQAEVAYTIPVRDLALAGALSGRVGLALVGIGTAYQFIDQFIERYVDRLFSELAHLSLFVLTGLGVIVLLVIYIGSIIVYILKYGSYRAVLQHNRLLIGYGMLNRTEVAFHADKIQALVIQESWIQRLIGRASLSLHIISATGEKERLLLHPFIRTNEIDPFLATYLPRFRQFHPQHEVAPIGFRYRVRWPLLGYALLFTALSSVVIIVLDSSWRFLILLLFIWLPFYYLAVRSGYRKTRFGTGHDLLMLRKQWVQKETVYTPRLKIEELTWSVSRWLEAKEIARIEIQLRGNTAFNALYFERTDIDTLQRWYKQSFLSTPLAGEVKTDDE, encoded by the coding sequence ATGACCCGGCGTGTTCACCCGCTGTTCATCGTGATGTCGAGTATCTCGATCATCCGCTCGCTCCTGATTCCATTCGCCGCCTTGATTTTTAATGCAATCCGCAAAGGCGAGATCAACACCTATACGTGGATCGGGATCAGTGTCGGGATTGTGTTCGTTCTCTTATACGGGATCGCCTCCTGGTATTTCTATACGTTCACGATTGATGCCGAGACGATCCGGGTCCGCAAAGGGATTTTCCAAAAAAGTGAACGGACGACGCAACGTAAACGGATCGAGTCGATCGGCATCCAGCAAAACGTCATCGAACGACTGTTGCGTCTTGCGACGTTGACCGTTGAGACGTCGTCCGAGAGCGGAACACCGGAAGTCGAACTGAAGGGGATCCGTCTTGATTTTGCGAAAGAACTGAAGTCGTCGATCAAAAACGAAGGACAGCCCGTCGTCGAAGAACAACAGGCGGAAGTCGCCTATACGATCCCGGTCCGCGATTTAGCATTAGCCGGTGCCTTGTCAGGACGCGTCGGACTAGCGCTCGTCGGGATCGGGACCGCCTATCAATTCATCGATCAGTTCATTGAACGTTATGTCGACCGTCTGTTCTCGGAGCTCGCGCATTTATCGTTATTCGTCTTGACGGGGCTTGGCGTAATCGTCTTACTCGTCATCTATATCGGCTCGATCATCGTCTATATCTTGAAATACGGTTCCTACCGTGCTGTCTTGCAACACAACCGATTATTGATCGGGTACGGAATGTTGAACCGGACCGAGGTCGCGTTTCATGCCGATAAGATTCAAGCCCTCGTCATTCAGGAAAGCTGGATTCAGCGGTTGATTGGACGAGCGAGCCTGTCTCTGCACATCATCTCGGCGACTGGAGAAAAGGAGCGACTGTTGCTCCATCCGTTCATCCGGACGAACGAGATTGATCCGTTCCTAGCGACATATCTGCCGCGCTTTCGTCAGTTCCATCCGCAGCACGAAGTCGCACCGATCGGCTTTCGCTACCGGGTTCGTTGGCCGTTACTCGGTTATGCGCTGTTGTTTACGGCACTAAGCAGTGTCGTCATCATCGTCCTTGATTCTTCCTGGCGCTTCTTGATCTTACTTCTGTTCATTTGGTTACCGTTCTATTATCTCGCTGTGCGCAGCGGATACCGAAAGACCCGTTTCGGCACCGGCCACGATCTCTTGATGTTACGCAAACAATGGGTTCAAAAAGAGACCGTCTATACGCCGCGACTGAAAATTGAGGAATTGACCTGGTCCGTCTCCCGCTGGCTCGAAGCAAAGGAGATTGCCCGGATTGAGATTCAACTGCGGGGCAATACTGCCTTTAACGCACTCTATTTTGAACGAACGGATATCGATACCTTACAGCGCTGGTATAAACAATCGTTCCTTTCGACCCCGTTAGCAGGGGAAGTGAAAACCGACGACGAATAA
- a CDS encoding protein phosphatase 2C domain-containing protein, which yields MQTTHPSYFWVGSDESFVDTKQIDQIGRITLGRFGGCSRSGQYKNEDGAAILIGDDWEMIVVLDAHKTADSAALVLQQLAQHESRIRTDLDAPLTDAFRRIETTVLDLFQDPDFLAACATLQGETACLIAVRKGRFIWWFSVGDVVLYLFHPDLMKMGQAALNQRQFYEWIGRANTFALPVPSYTRGVRELRQGENQLFVTTDGLLECPGTPYADARQLEESLRSGGVKELLSTIEAQGVRDSTTVVTWTVTIDERVTQPSDT from the coding sequence ATGCAGACGACACATCCATCCTACTTCTGGGTCGGATCCGACGAATCATTCGTCGACACGAAGCAGATTGACCAGATTGGTCGGATAACGCTCGGGCGATTCGGAGGCTGCTCAAGAAGCGGTCAATATAAAAACGAAGACGGGGCTGCCATCTTGATCGGCGACGATTGGGAGATGATCGTCGTCTTAGACGCTCATAAGACAGCGGATAGTGCGGCACTTGTCTTACAGCAGTTGGCACAACACGAGTCGCGCATTCGGACTGATCTTGATGCCCCACTTACGGACGCATTCCGACGGATCGAGACGACCGTGCTGGATCTATTTCAAGATCCGGACTTTTTAGCGGCGTGTGCGACGTTGCAAGGGGAGACGGCGTGTCTGATTGCGGTCCGCAAAGGACGGTTCATCTGGTGGTTCTCGGTCGGTGACGTCGTCTTGTATCTGTTTCACCCAGATTTGATGAAGATGGGACAAGCCGCTTTGAACCAGCGGCAGTTTTATGAATGGATTGGACGCGCGAACACCTTTGCGTTACCGGTCCCGAGTTATACGCGTGGCGTCCGCGAGTTGCGACAAGGCGAGAATCAGTTGTTCGTGACGACGGATGGTTTGCTTGAGTGCCCGGGAACCCCATATGCTGACGCGAGACAGTTGGAGGAATCTTTACGATCAGGTGGTGTCAAAGAACTTCTCTCGACAATCGAGGCACAGGGTGTTCGTGACAGCACGACGGTCGTTACATGGACCGTCACGATTGACGAACGCGTCACCCAACCTAGTGATACATGA
- a CDS encoding SDR family NAD(P)-dependent oxidoreductase yields the protein MNICIVTGANSGMGMVTIQELLERGDRVIATVRSQKKATALVQLLREHGVSHTHLEIEIVQLDQLDSVRRFADRLFDLVGRIDRLILNAGVMVPPYHVTKDGFESQFQVNYLSHFYLIERLLPLLEKGNDPRVISISSLAGEGGLIRTDVELEAIAHVKKEHYSPMRSYRESKLLQMIHMRELAEKHGDRITFVSVHPGIVNTDLFYRGKYGKVMKTLLKPVAQVGYWTGKLYTPEYGAKTALYLATTEDPLDNGGYYADSAPRLSNPIVEDDEYRAQARNLSRRWVELA from the coding sequence ATGAACATCTGTATCGTCACAGGTGCCAACTCCGGTATGGGGATGGTCACGATTCAAGAATTATTGGAGCGGGGAGATCGGGTCATCGCTACCGTCCGTTCGCAAAAAAAAGCGACGGCACTCGTGCAACTACTACGGGAGCATGGTGTATCGCATACGCATCTCGAAATCGAGATCGTTCAACTCGATCAACTGGACTCCGTCCGTCGCTTCGCGGATCGTCTGTTTGATTTAGTCGGTCGGATAGACCGCTTGATTTTAAACGCCGGTGTCATGGTACCGCCGTATCATGTCACGAAGGACGGCTTCGAATCACAATTCCAGGTCAACTACTTGAGTCATTTCTATTTGATCGAGCGCTTATTGCCGTTACTTGAGAAAGGGAACGACCCGCGCGTCATCTCGATTTCGTCACTTGCTGGTGAAGGCGGCTTGATTCGGACCGACGTTGAACTCGAAGCGATTGCCCACGTCAAAAAAGAACACTATAGCCCGATGCGTTCCTACCGCGAATCCAAGCTCCTGCAAATGATTCATATGCGTGAACTGGCTGAAAAACACGGTGACCGGATCACGTTCGTCAGCGTCCACCCAGGGATCGTCAATACGGATCTGTTCTATCGCGGCAAGTACGGGAAAGTGATGAAGACGTTACTCAAGCCAGTCGCGCAAGTCGGATACTGGACCGGAAAACTCTATACACCGGAATACGGCGCAAAGACGGCACTCTATCTCGCAACGACCGAAGATCCGCTCGATAACGGCGGCTACTATGCGGACTCTGCTCCACGACTCAGTAATCCGATCGTCGAAGACGACGAGTACCGGGCGCAAGCACGGAATTTGTCGCGTCGCTGGGTCGAACTCGCCTGA
- a CDS encoding alpha/beta hydrolase — protein MRKWGIGIVLLVTCLLLFIVYDGYRMQETLIGQSDASPILKTTRTDGQVTNDETWFKQTSETQQWSKDGIVRFGRYLPVDGSKQTVLLVPDEMMFSQTGVYALARYYHEADFNVLLIERRGQDRSGGVRNYGWLDRLDVLEWTKRLLAENGDDIRIVYHGLGVGAATVLLASGETVPTQVRAIVAEGAYARLDDWFSLLADEQIRYPALPSLTVASMWNKGEQDFFYGDVSVTRQATKSRVPTMFIHGMKDELVPIRMMYELYQAKTGLKQLYPVRDAVHDETYTMDPDNYEKRLRLFLQPYLREM, from the coding sequence ATGCGCAAATGGGGAATCGGCATCGTGTTGCTCGTCACGTGTCTGCTATTGTTCATCGTCTATGATGGATACCGGATGCAAGAAACATTGATCGGTCAGTCGGACGCTTCTCCGATTCTGAAGACGACAAGAACGGACGGACAGGTGACGAACGACGAGACATGGTTTAAACAAACGAGCGAGACGCAGCAATGGTCGAAGGACGGGATCGTCCGCTTCGGGCGTTATCTACCGGTTGACGGTAGTAAACAAACAGTCCTCCTCGTCCCGGATGAGATGATGTTTTCACAGACCGGTGTTTATGCGCTTGCCCGCTATTACCATGAGGCTGATTTCAATGTCTTACTCATCGAACGGCGTGGGCAGGATCGAAGCGGTGGCGTCCGAAACTACGGTTGGCTCGATCGACTGGATGTCTTGGAATGGACGAAACGCCTGCTTGCTGAAAACGGAGACGATATACGGATCGTCTATCACGGACTTGGTGTCGGCGCAGCGACCGTCTTACTTGCTTCTGGCGAGACCGTACCAACCCAAGTCCGGGCGATCGTCGCTGAAGGAGCTTACGCCCGACTCGACGACTGGTTCAGTCTACTCGCGGACGAACAGATCCGTTACCCGGCACTGCCGTCTCTGACGGTCGCGAGCATGTGGAACAAGGGCGAGCAAGATTTCTTTTATGGCGACGTCTCGGTGACCCGTCAAGCAACGAAGAGTCGGGTTCCGACGATGTTCATTCACGGAATGAAGGACGAACTCGTCCCAATCCGGATGATGTATGAACTGTATCAAGCAAAAACGGGATTAAAACAATTGTATCCGGTTCGTGATGCCGTTCATGACGAGACGTATACGATGGACCCGGATAACTACGAAAAACGATTACGCTTATTCTTGCAACCGTACTTGCGGGAGATGTAA
- a CDS encoding oxidoreductase: MRLNIGFIGFGKSTTRYHLPYVMIEDNYHVTWIYNRKEKPELFASYQDRLPDARFTTDLSEMLADPALDVVVINTPPATHFEYALLALQHQKHVLVEKPFTVTEEETKRLFAEAHAQGVKILAYQNRRYDSDFQVVAQIIRSGKLGRLVEVVSQFDLFRPEAASADARHENGALYGLGVHTLDQIIALFGKPDKVAFDVRSVRLPHNPDDAFAIDLYYPELKVSVRTSHVALAPAPRWMLHGTNGTFIKQHVDRQELDLKANYFPGEEGFGEDSEDDYGRLIYHDEHGHLQDVRIPSPVGDYGKMYRAFYRSIVEDAPLPVKEEDTLFVAHLLEQAFAQPSPYILTIQN, translated from the coding sequence ATGCGATTGAATATCGGCTTCATCGGCTTTGGCAAAAGTACGACCCGTTACCATTTACCGTACGTGATGATCGAGGACAACTATCACGTCACCTGGATTTACAATCGGAAGGAAAAACCGGAGCTGTTCGCCTCCTATCAGGATCGACTGCCGGATGCCCGTTTCACGACGGATCTGTCCGAAATGCTTGCTGACCCGGCACTTGATGTCGTTGTCATCAATACACCACCGGCGACACATTTTGAATACGCATTGCTTGCGCTGCAACATCAAAAGCACGTGCTCGTCGAAAAACCATTCACGGTGACGGAAGAGGAGACAAAGCGTCTATTTGCGGAAGCACACGCGCAAGGCGTCAAGATTCTCGCCTATCAAAACCGACGTTACGACAGCGACTTCCAAGTCGTCGCGCAAATCATCCGTTCCGGAAAACTTGGTCGTCTCGTCGAGGTCGTCTCGCAGTTTGATTTATTCCGCCCAGAAGCGGCGTCAGCTGACGCCCGTCACGAAAACGGCGCGCTCTACGGACTCGGCGTCCATACGCTCGACCAAATCATCGCCTTGTTCGGAAAACCGGACAAGGTCGCCTTTGACGTGCGCAGTGTTCGACTGCCGCACAATCCAGACGACGCGTTTGCGATCGATCTCTATTATCCGGAGCTGAAGGTCAGCGTCCGGACGAGTCACGTCGCACTTGCCCCGGCACCACGATGGATGTTACACGGCACGAACGGCACGTTCATTAAGCAACACGTCGACCGGCAAGAGCTCGATTTGAAAGCGAACTACTTCCCAGGTGAAGAGGGGTTCGGTGAGGATTCAGAAGACGATTATGGTCGTTTGATCTATCATGATGAACACGGTCATCTGCAAGACGTCCGGATTCCGAGTCCTGTTGGTGATTATGGTAAAATGTATCGCGCCTTTTACCGCAGTATCGTCGAAGATGCACCGCTTCCAGTGAAAGAAGAGGATACCTTGTTCGTTGCCCACCTGCTCGAACAGGCTTTTGCGCAACCGTCTCCTTATATCTTGACGATCCAAAATTAA
- a CDS encoding MarR family winged helix-turn-helix transcriptional regulator, producing the protein MNPLALDEQLCFPFYAISREITRRYRPLLEPLGLTYPQYLVMLVVWEEEGQSLKAIGERLHLDSGTLTPLLKKLEAADLLRRVRKPEDERHIQIFLTDAGRALRKQAETVPLDLVRTLDVDEEDLRVVKAALNRLVMKMSDPD; encoded by the coding sequence ATGAACCCATTAGCCTTAGATGAACAACTCTGTTTTCCGTTTTATGCGATATCGCGTGAGATCACGCGTCGTTATCGTCCGTTACTTGAACCACTTGGTCTGACGTATCCGCAATATCTCGTCATGCTCGTCGTCTGGGAAGAGGAGGGACAATCGCTGAAAGCCATCGGTGAACGGCTCCATCTTGATTCGGGAACGTTGACGCCGTTACTGAAGAAACTCGAAGCAGCAGATCTGTTGCGACGCGTCCGTAAGCCGGAAGACGAACGGCACATTCAGATCTTTTTGACGGATGCCGGTCGTGCGTTACGGAAACAAGCAGAGACCGTTCCGCTTGATCTCGTCCGGACACTCGACGTCGACGAAGAAGACTTACGCGTCGTTAAAGCGGCACTGAATCGTCTCGTCATGAAAATGAGCGACCCGGATTAA
- a CDS encoding potassium/proton antiporter: MEEGTILFVAGTLLLIAIITTKFAVRLNVPTLILFVVVGIVAGSDVTGWINFGDFEQARLFGTMALVLILFDGGLHTKWAHFRKILPAALSLATVGVLATTGIIAIVAYLLLDFSWPVALLIGALVGSTDAAAVFSLLSGRPVDAKVKHTLEAESGTNDPMAVFLTILFTSFALAPESFSIGAGILSFIYEMGLGTLVGLAIGYLVTQLLNRIELPSSALYPTLLFSGALFSYGLATILHASGFLAVYLTGIWINNHDMVYRETLKRFSGSLSHLAEIGMFIMLGLLVFPKQLLDPRTLFVSAVIVLTLILLARPLAVVLSLLPFRYTIKEQSVITAAGLRGAVPIILATYPLSSGLAEAPLLFNIVFFTVMTSALLQGTALPWIVRRMGLETQHDTTVEPFLKFMTVTHPQAEIIEVRVSQDSHIAGKTLQDIEMPQDVLVVAIIREDEILTPRGQTRVLVDDQLLILTPKQADQDVRRLIASLGI; this comes from the coding sequence ATGGAAGAAGGGACGATCTTATTCGTCGCAGGAACGTTATTATTGATTGCGATCATCACGACGAAGTTTGCCGTCCGGTTAAATGTACCGACGTTGATCCTGTTCGTCGTCGTCGGGATCGTGGCAGGGTCAGATGTCACCGGGTGGATCAACTTTGGTGATTTTGAACAAGCCCGTCTCTTTGGGACGATGGCGCTCGTTCTGATTCTGTTTGACGGTGGCTTGCATACGAAATGGGCACACTTCCGGAAAATTCTCCCCGCTGCCCTGTCGCTTGCGACCGTCGGGGTCCTTGCAACGACCGGAATCATTGCCATCGTTGCGTATCTATTGCTTGATTTTTCTTGGCCGGTCGCGCTGTTGATCGGCGCGCTCGTCGGCTCGACTGATGCGGCGGCTGTCTTTTCCCTGCTCAGTGGACGACCGGTTGATGCCAAAGTCAAACATACGCTTGAAGCGGAGTCCGGAACGAATGATCCGATGGCCGTCTTCCTGACGATCTTGTTCACATCGTTTGCGTTAGCGCCGGAATCGTTCTCGATCGGTGCGGGTATTCTTTCCTTCATCTACGAGATGGGACTCGGGACACTAGTTGGTCTTGCGATCGGGTATCTCGTCACGCAACTGCTGAACCGGATCGAGTTGCCATCGTCCGCCTTGTATCCAACGCTCCTGTTCAGTGGAGCGCTCTTCTCGTATGGTCTCGCGACGATATTACATGCGAGTGGATTCCTTGCGGTTTACTTGACCGGAATCTGGATCAACAACCATGACATGGTCTACCGCGAGACGCTCAAACGATTTAGTGGCAGCTTGTCGCATTTAGCAGAGATCGGCATGTTCATCATGCTCGGATTGCTCGTCTTTCCAAAACAATTGCTCGATCCCCGGACATTGTTCGTATCGGCTGTCATCGTCTTGACGTTGATCCTGCTCGCTCGTCCACTTGCGGTCGTCTTGTCGTTGCTGCCGTTTCGATACACGATCAAAGAACAGAGTGTCATCACGGCAGCCGGATTACGGGGCGCCGTTCCGATCATTCTCGCGACCTATCCGCTTTCAAGTGGTCTCGCGGAAGCGCCGCTTCTTTTCAATATCGTCTTCTTCACCGTCATGACGTCTGCCCTTTTGCAAGGAACGGCCTTGCCGTGGATCGTCCGGCGAATGGGGCTTGAGACACAGCACGACACGACGGTCGAACCGTTCCTGAAATTCATGACTGTCACCCATCCACAAGCGGAGATCATCGAGGTCCGCGTTTCGCAAGACAGTCATATTGCGGGGAAGACACTACAGGATATCGAGATGCCCCAGGATGTGCTCGTCGTTGCAATCATTCGTGAAGATGAAATTCTGACGCCGCGTGGTCAGACACGTGTCCTCGTAGACGATCAACTGTTGATTTTAACACCTAAACAAGCGGATCAGGACGTGCGACGGTTGATCGCGTCGCTCGGAATATAG